One genomic window of uncultured delta proteobacterium includes the following:
- a CDS encoding hypothetical protein (Evidence 5 : No homology to any previously reported sequences), producing MALALRLNHFSRLYKNIRDSDYNFTVIPAKLIVTKKAKARLFGFIKETRFMAPRHQYVSFGEANRTGNARVSPTLPECRCRPLAVGESSSRTDKESIAARPCLGWILKEGRAAPP from the coding sequence ATGGCACTCGCCTTGAGGCTAAACCATTTTTCACGTTTGTACAAAAATATCCGCGATTCGGATTATAATTTCACCGTGATTCCCGCGAAGTTGATCGTGACGAAAAAGGCAAAAGCGCGCCTCTTTGGTTTCATCAAAGAGACGCGCTTTATGGCGCCGCGACACCAGTATGTGAGCTTCGGAGAAGCGAACAGAACGGGAAACGCGCGCGTTTCCCCCACACTCCCCGAATGCAGGTGCAGGCCTTTAGCCGTAGGCGAGTCTTCGAGCCGTACGGATAAAGAGAGCATAGCGGCGCGCCCCTGCCTGGGGTGGATTCTTAAGGAGGGGCGAGCAGCCCCTCCTTAA
- a CDS encoding putative Transcriptional regulator NanR (Evidence 3 : Function proposed based on presence of conserved amino acid motif, structural feature or limited homology), which yields MTTLSEEPIRPRKLHEQVAERLQAMILERQFLPGDKLPSERELQATFGIGRPAVREALLLLERSGLIALRSGSPATVVSADPSAIIREMDVAVAHFMADPQGVRELQFARRMLECNLAREAAKTRDEAALSRLRDLLEQSRECLDNAEAFEALDVDFHFAVVQMAKSRVFDVVFEAMNQWLIEQRTVVLSLPGQTDLALNCHMALYDAIAAQDPDAAENAMRAHLENVENIFWAAKDRASRRAKIVAGAKE from the coding sequence ATGACGACGTTGAGCGAAGAACCGATCCGTCCCAGAAAACTTCACGAGCAGGTTGCCGAGCGGTTGCAGGCCATGATCCTGGAGCGCCAGTTCCTGCCGGGAGACAAACTGCCTTCCGAGCGCGAGCTCCAGGCTACCTTCGGCATCGGGCGGCCTGCCGTGCGCGAGGCGTTGCTTCTTCTGGAGCGCTCGGGGCTTATCGCGCTGCGCAGCGGCAGTCCCGCGACCGTCGTCAGCGCGGACCCGAGCGCCATCATCCGCGAGATGGATGTGGCGGTCGCCCATTTCATGGCTGATCCGCAAGGCGTCCGGGAGTTGCAGTTCGCCCGCAGGATGCTGGAGTGCAACCTCGCCAGGGAAGCGGCCAAAACCCGCGACGAAGCGGCTCTTTCCCGGTTGCGCGATCTTTTGGAACAGAGCAGGGAATGCCTCGATAACGCGGAAGCCTTTGAAGCCCTGGACGTCGATTTTCATTTCGCCGTGGTGCAGATGGCCAAAAGCCGGGTGTTTGACGTCGTGTTCGAGGCCATGAACCAGTGGCTCATCGAGCAGCGGACCGTCGTCCTCTCCCTGCCGGGCCAGACGGATCTCGCTCTCAATTGCCATATGGCCTTATATGATGCCATTGCCGCCCAGGATCCGGATGCGGCGGAAAACGCCATGCGCGCGCATCTCGAAAACGTGGAAAATATTTTCTGGGCCGCCAAAGACAGGGCGTCCCGCCGGGCAAAAATCGTCGCCGGCGCCAAAGAGTAA
- the garR gene encoding 2-hydroxy-3-oxopropionate reductase translates to METIGFIGLGIMGRPMAANLVKGGFTVIGFDVMPQNCKDAAERGVQIAASAAELAAACSIIIQMLPTPAICVESAVEVSKHAKPGTLVLDMSSLSPMTAQQIHAILAEKGIHMMDAPVSGGEPKAIDATLAIMAGGAKEDYDRALPVFKPMSASTILVGKVGAGCIAKLANQIMVGVNIAAMGEAFTLAAKAGVDPGLVFEAVKNGLAGSTVLNQKGPMILERNYTPGARMEIHIKDFVNVLDTAHSMSSPVPLTASVMEMMQSLKANGMGQIDHGGVVRFYEMIAGVEVKKGA, encoded by the coding sequence ATGGAAACTATCGGGTTTATCGGTCTCGGCATCATGGGCAGGCCCATGGCCGCCAACCTTGTCAAAGGCGGTTTCACGGTCATCGGGTTCGACGTTATGCCGCAGAACTGCAAGGACGCGGCGGAACGCGGCGTTCAGATCGCCGCGAGCGCGGCCGAGCTGGCTGCCGCATGCTCCATCATCATCCAGATGCTGCCCACCCCCGCCATTTGTGTGGAAAGCGCCGTCGAGGTAAGCAAACACGCCAAGCCCGGAACCCTGGTTCTGGACATGAGCTCCCTCTCGCCCATGACCGCGCAGCAGATTCACGCCATTCTCGCCGAAAAGGGCATCCATATGATGGATGCGCCCGTTTCCGGCGGCGAGCCCAAGGCCATCGACGCCACCCTCGCCATCATGGCGGGCGGTGCCAAGGAAGATTACGACCGGGCGCTTCCGGTCTTCAAACCCATGTCCGCCTCCACCATCCTGGTCGGCAAGGTGGGCGCGGGCTGCATCGCCAAGCTCGCCAACCAGATCATGGTCGGCGTGAACATTGCCGCCATGGGCGAGGCCTTTACCCTGGCCGCAAAGGCGGGAGTCGACCCGGGCCTGGTATTCGAGGCGGTCAAGAACGGCCTTGCCGGGTCCACGGTGCTGAACCAGAAAGGCCCCATGATCCTTGAGCGCAACTATACTCCCGGCGCGCGGATGGAAATCCACATCAAGGATTTCGTGAACGTGCTGGATACGGCCCATTCCATGAGTTCCCCGGTTCCCCTGACGGCCAGCGTCATGGAAATGATGCAGTCTCTCAAGGCCAACGGCATGGGGCAGATCGACCACGGCGGCGTTGTCCGCTTCTATGAAATGATCGCCGGGGTGGAAGTGAAGAAAGGCGCGTAA
- the ilvD gene encoding Dihydroxy-acid dehydratase yields MRSDIVKKGPTRAGHRALFHAMGYSLEDLEKPLIGVVNSFNEIVPGHFNLDDIAEAAKLGVAAAGGTPIEFPAIGICDGIAMGHQGMKYPLPSRELIADSIEAMAIGHGLDGLVLIPNCDKIVPAMLMAAARINIPAVVVSGGPMLAGRFQGKSVDLTNIFEAPGLHAAGKLSDKDLAGMEQSVCPGCGSCAGLFTANSMNCLTEALGMGLPGNGTVPAAYTGARRMLAKRAGAAVLDLVKKNIKPRDIMTKAAFTNAIAVDMAIGGSSNTVLHLPAIAQEAGIDLPLELFEAISKKAPYITKMSPAGQHHLQDLGEAGGISAVMKELTKKNLIDETAMTVTGPLGDRLKEAAITRPDVIRNVDDPYRKTGGIAILYGNLAPECAVAKESAVSEDMLTFKGPARVFDSEEEATEALLAHKVKDGDVVVIRYEGPQGGPGMREMLSPTAIIAGMGLKVALLTDGRFSGVTRGACIGHICPEAAKGGPIALLRDGDIVDIDIPGRTLKALVSDAEMAERQTNWKQPAPKVTSGYLARYARMVQSAKYGAIVR; encoded by the coding sequence ATGCGTAGCGATATCGTGAAAAAAGGTCCCACCCGCGCGGGCCACAGAGCGTTGTTCCACGCCATGGGGTACAGCCTCGAGGATCTGGAAAAACCTCTTATCGGCGTCGTCAACTCGTTCAACGAGATCGTGCCGGGCCACTTCAACCTGGACGACATAGCGGAAGCCGCCAAGCTGGGCGTTGCCGCCGCCGGGGGCACACCCATCGAATTTCCCGCCATCGGCATTTGCGACGGCATCGCCATGGGCCACCAGGGCATGAAATACCCCCTGCCCAGCCGGGAACTCATCGCGGATTCCATCGAAGCCATGGCTATCGGCCACGGCCTGGACGGCCTGGTGCTCATCCCCAACTGCGATAAAATCGTGCCCGCCATGCTCATGGCGGCCGCGCGGATCAACATTCCCGCCGTGGTGGTCAGCGGCGGCCCCATGCTGGCCGGGCGGTTTCAGGGCAAGAGCGTGGATTTGACGAACATCTTCGAAGCGCCGGGCCTGCACGCCGCCGGAAAACTCAGCGACAAGGACCTGGCGGGCATGGAACAATCCGTCTGCCCCGGCTGCGGGTCCTGCGCGGGCCTGTTCACGGCCAACAGCATGAACTGTCTTACCGAGGCTCTGGGCATGGGCCTGCCGGGCAACGGCACCGTGCCTGCCGCCTACACCGGCGCGCGCCGCATGCTGGCCAAACGCGCGGGCGCGGCGGTCCTGGATCTGGTCAAGAAGAACATCAAACCCCGCGACATCATGACAAAGGCCGCCTTTACCAACGCCATCGCCGTGGACATGGCCATCGGCGGCTCCTCCAACACGGTGCTGCACCTGCCGGCCATCGCGCAGGAAGCGGGCATAGACCTGCCCCTCGAACTCTTTGAGGCCATCAGCAAAAAGGCCCCCTACATCACCAAAATGAGCCCGGCGGGCCAGCACCATCTGCAGGATCTGGGCGAAGCCGGGGGCATTTCCGCCGTCATGAAGGAACTGACCAAAAAGAACCTCATTGACGAGACCGCCATGACCGTCACCGGCCCCCTGGGGGATCGCCTGAAAGAGGCCGCCATCACCCGGCCCGACGTCATCCGGAACGTTGACGACCCCTACCGCAAGACCGGCGGCATTGCCATCCTCTACGGCAACCTCGCGCCGGAATGCGCGGTGGCCAAGGAAAGCGCCGTGTCTGAAGACATGCTGACCTTCAAAGGCCCGGCCAGGGTTTTCGATTCCGAGGAGGAAGCCACCGAAGCCCTGCTGGCCCACAAGGTCAAGGACGGGGACGTGGTGGTCATCCGCTACGAAGGCCCGCAGGGCGGCCCCGGCATGCGCGAGATGCTCAGCCCCACCGCCATCATCGCGGGCATGGGCCTGAAGGTGGCGCTGCTTACGGACGGGCGCTTCTCCGGCGTCACGCGCGGGGCCTGCATCGGGCATATCTGCCCGGAAGCGGCGAAAGGCGGCCCCATCGCGCTCCTGCGCGACGGGGATATCGTGGATATCGATATCCCCGGCCGAACCCTGAAAGCCCTGGTATCCGATGCGGAAATGGCCGAACGGCAAACGAACTGGAAGCAGCCCGCGCCCAAGGTCACCTCCGGCTATCTGGCCCGCTACGCCCGCATGGTGCAGTCCGCCAAATACGGCGCCATCGTCCGCTGA
- a CDS encoding putative aromatic acid decarboxylase (Evidence 3 : Function proposed based on presence of conserved amino acid motif, structural feature or limited homology): MRIIVGITGASGAVYGVELLRALASLGHEVHCTVSAYGWKVLRHECSLAEKDIRPLVAALYPAEDITAPIASGSFRADGMAIAPCSMKTLAAIANGFADNLLCRAADVVLKERANLVLAVRETPLSPIHLENMLKLSRIGVGIAPACPAFYHHPASIDALVAAYVGRLLDCLGVANDLAPRWAGDAGAKGL; encoded by the coding sequence ATGCGCATCATTGTCGGCATAACGGGCGCGAGCGGCGCGGTATACGGGGTGGAGCTCCTGCGCGCCCTCGCGTCCCTCGGCCACGAGGTCCACTGCACGGTCAGCGCCTATGGCTGGAAGGTGCTGCGCCACGAGTGCTCCCTGGCGGAAAAGGACATCCGTCCCCTGGTGGCGGCGCTGTATCCGGCGGAAGACATCACCGCGCCCATCGCCAGCGGATCGTTCCGGGCGGACGGCATGGCCATCGCCCCGTGCAGCATGAAGACGCTCGCCGCCATCGCGAACGGCTTCGCGGACAACCTCCTCTGCCGCGCGGCGGACGTCGTGCTGAAAGAGCGCGCCAACCTGGTGCTCGCCGTGCGGGAAACGCCGCTCAGCCCCATCCATCTGGAAAACATGCTGAAGCTCTCGCGCATCGGCGTCGGCATCGCCCCGGCTTGCCCCGCGTTTTACCACCACCCCGCGAGCATTGACGCGCTGGTAGCCGCGTATGTGGGGCGGCTGCTCGATTGCCTGGGGGTCGCGAATGACCTTGCCCCCCGCTGGGCGGGAGATGCGGGCGCAAAGGGCCTGTGA
- a CDS encoding conserved hypothetical protein (Evidence 4 : Homologs of previously reported genes of unknown function): protein MSTASKTPEANCAACPFTKPTDRRCVRPEGKNPPDCPTVNMPDVADESLAVYKSAEFAKMATIASQVERAGYAREANGLHAVRPRIVELVDFAKRMGYKKLGLIFCIGLRKEAAITEKILATNGFEVTSCVCKVGCLPKSELGLTVAEQLRPKGHESMCNPAMQAEIANRAGTQLNILLGLCVGHDSLVLAHLKAPSTILAVKDRLMGHNPLAALYMYDSYYAWMHNPMFPEEPEPGFPKGE from the coding sequence ATGAGCACAGCATCAAAGACCCCGGAAGCCAATTGCGCGGCCTGCCCCTTTACCAAACCCACGGACCGGCGCTGTGTGCGGCCGGAGGGGAAAAATCCGCCGGACTGCCCCACCGTGAACATGCCGGACGTGGCGGACGAGAGCCTCGCGGTCTATAAATCCGCCGAATTCGCGAAAATGGCCACAATCGCCAGCCAGGTCGAGCGCGCGGGCTATGCGCGGGAAGCGAACGGGCTGCATGCCGTCCGTCCCCGGATCGTGGAGCTGGTGGATTTCGCCAAACGCATGGGCTACAAAAAACTCGGCCTCATTTTCTGTATCGGGTTGCGCAAAGAAGCCGCCATCACGGAAAAAATTCTCGCGACCAACGGGTTCGAGGTCACCTCCTGCGTGTGCAAGGTCGGCTGCCTGCCCAAGTCCGAACTGGGGCTGACGGTTGCAGAGCAGCTGCGGCCCAAAGGGCACGAGAGCATGTGCAACCCGGCCATGCAGGCGGAAATCGCCAACCGGGCCGGGACGCAGCTGAATATCCTGCTCGGCCTGTGCGTGGGGCACGATTCCCTGGTGCTGGCGCATCTCAAGGCCCCGTCCACCATCCTGGCGGTCAAGGACAGGCTCATGGGGCACAATCCCCTGGCCGCGTTGTATATGTACGATTCCTATTACGCCTGGATGCACAACCCCATGTTCCCGGAAGAACCCGAGCCCGGATTCCCGAAAGGGGAGTAG